The sequence CCCACTATATCTATGCTCCAAGCACTCCAGTTTGCCTGTCTTGCCTTAGAGACATCTAGCATTAGCAGACAAACACCTATATACAGTGTCTCTCTCCAAATGTCTTTGGCAAGTGTGTTTTACCCCCTTGTGCTTTGGCTATCATGTAGCCCTACAAATTCAATGCTTAATACTACCCCTCTGCCTTTGGACTATCATAAACATTTTCACCATCCTTGGGGGAATGATTTGTCCTAAACCAGACTAACCATGactgggaagagagagagagagatgagaagcACAGCTGTCATGTAATTTACttcatgtctagtttggtccttaTCATGAAGGAACATGGTCTGTCATGAGGCAACTGGTTGGTAAcataagcaatttttaaaaagtacatcagTAGCACAAGTGTAGGATATTTTTCTCCTAGGGTGGCCCTTCAGACGGGGATGGGTCAAACATCACACTCTTAAGACTCTGCAGTTCATCAAAAGGTCTGCTTTCCATGGGCTAGTGTTGTTACCAACAGCCATCTACAGTTCCTTCTGCCCTCTCCCTTGGGATGCAAGAGCGTGGAACTTGAAGTATGACatcagctgacagggatcaggaACAGACCACCATATATATTGCTAATATACTGTGCCCTTTTCTGAGCTTTTAATTCCAAGACTTCAGAAACAAATGCTGGCTGAATAGGAGGATatgaatgtaattttttaaaaaacagcaagttGCCCCACAACCTTCTCTGCACTTGGAATCCTGAAGGAGGCAGCAAATTCCTTTCTGCACATGCCCCTGCAGGCAGTAGAGCACTCCCAGCAAAGAAGAGGACTCAATGGTCACCACACTCTTGGATTCAGCTGGATTTCTGACCAGGTCTTCGGTCTTTTCCTTCCTCATTATCTCTGGTGTGCCTAGTCTTACTTGCTCTTTCCCAACCCAGCTACTGGAGAAGATCAGTCACACCAGAAACAACATGGGAGAAAAGAGTATGGATGGCCATCTACTCTGTGAGAGCGGCACTGTGAGGACACATCGCTACGGAAGGGAAATAGCTGGTGGGAAGAGGGTGCTCATTCTTTGACTGTTTCTCTTCTTCAGTCCCACCCCCATTTCCCCACTGCATTGCAATCACATGCTGAAAACACCGGTTGTTAGCGATTTTCCTTCCATCACCTGCTAATAGCAAGCAGATGAGGCCAGTGAGTGTCATGAACTTgaatatgttcatgagttattaaaaatcttataagtaatatcttggctcaagcaagggactctgggagatttcacagttagaaaagacaggcCTCCGACAAAGTaaaaatctgagtttcactttccagctgaagacggttaggagaagcctcaacaagctgcacctggttatctttgctgattaccaagtgcctggcacccaaggtcatccttggcctgtacagtttgaacatacagttgggagggggggccGAGAAGGCGCGAAAAGGTGAGAAACATCCAGAAAAGGTTACATCAGCCACTTCCTGATTGGTCCATTAATCCTGGACCGTTAGGATTcctttccttaagtatagggctgaaaacccctagcctttgttctctgttctctgctgaCTTggtaccagagttccaaacccttCTGCCTTTTGTGGTTCCATGggggttgcctatgggaggtaacctatgtctggttccattgcttcatgttaacatccatctctcttaggagagatgccactgcaaccaactgcctcatgtgtaagtagttaggtaagctagtttgttattttcttgttgtgtgtatgaattctcttgtaagtacctaaacccctgtttgggtgaaaggtcttaaaggattacttgctgctatatttgatgtgcacttatatatcttaataaagctacttctatttaacctggtgtgttcattgagagaaggggtggttctggattcagtaccttgaccattctctgtcacgtaactaccaaagagggaaaagaagTTAAAGCTTAAACTTAATTGGGGTAATAAACCAGAgttcctggcaaggagtgtaactttggctcttgCCCTATAGGATCTTGGTTTTACCTATTTTCTggactcagagatcccctggctctgagtggaccagcaacaggggtggtggcagcctaccttctaccttgcagggttgttgtgagcgtacacagccttggcaagggtgaagtaatagttttttcggttccagtctcatttccctaagggtggggtttGAGATTGATGCATGGTCCCTATGCCTTGACGGAAGGGATTCATGACAGTGAGtattccctcttctcagggaatacAGAAAAATTTCTAGTGGGAAAGAAAAGAACTCAGACTGGTGTTTGTCATGGAGAAGCTGTTTCAAGCTCTTGCTCTGGAAGCAGTTAGAAGCAGCTGAAAGGGGGAGTAGAAAGAACAACCAACCCCCAACCCATTTCCCCACTGCACTGCAATGAAAAAGAGGCACCCAAGCATTTGCACACACAGGCTGGAGGTAATGTGCAACTCCAGCCTAAGAatctgtcatcaggagtttggtGGCTTCACAAATGCTCTCTGTTGCTTCCTTTTGATTTAACTCTGTAATTACAATTAGAAAACCTGCAAAGCTAGCAAGTCAGTATACCTGTCTCCCTTTCATATGAGAAATTAGTCAATCATCTTATATCCAGTTCATAAATGGACAAAGTATAGGATTGCGTATCATTTTACAACTAAAATGGTAAAAGTACAAGTCCTGTACTTCACATTGAATCAGACTCATGAATTAATTCAATGTGAAGTGCAGGACTTGTGCTCTAAGCAGAGGTTGCCTGGCTTTGGAACCTGTTTCTTCTGCATAATTTCCTCCGTACATGCAGACTGTGCTTCCAAAGAGATACAAGAGTACACCATCCTGTACTTTTGAGccaccacaacaaccctgtgaatttAGGACCGAGTTTCTACACAGGAAGTACATCAGTGGAGGCAACACTGAGCAACCTGTATGAAGATAGTCATCTATCTCAACTGAACACACATCTTACACCACATGCTTTATGTTCTGCAAATCCAAGATTGGCTGTGGCTTTGTGGCAGatgggcactcaggagcaatgcAGATGTAAGGATGATGACAAAAGTAGTATCAGGTCACAGAGGGTCCTCCACCCACAATGTGGGCCCAGCTTTGCTACCTGGATGGCAGACGTCTTCCTAGTCAAATGCTAGTCTAATCCCAATGTTGCTGAGATGTTTAGCATTCCCTCACATATTCACTATATTTCAATAActgtcatattttaaaaagtttcaaaATTGCTCTGCGGATGGAAAGAGATATTTATATCACATCATAGCAGTTAGCCAATCACTGCTACCCATAGGCAGCTCATGCTACAAACTTGCAGAATGCTCTCGCCCCAGAACTCAACCCTGGAAGATTGAAAGGCACTTTTGGATTGAACAGAGTGAGATGTCTTTCAAACTGGCCATATCAGTTTCACAAACATTACTTCATCCATCTTCACTCAAAGACAACCATGATTAAGTGAGTGGGCATCAGCTGTGCTTCCTTCCTCCCTTGCACTCCTTGCCTTCCATGTCACATGCAaattacattaaaagaaaaatgtgGAATGAGAAATTATAAAAAATCTGCATGTAGGCAGTCTTACGTCTCACCAGCAATGTCGCAGAGCTCGGCATCTGAGGCATTTGCTAGCGCTTCCTCCAGTTCCGGTTCCAGagttacactttccaaaacaggatCAATAGACTTCTGCTTGGGGACCCAGATTTTTCCTATAAATACAAGAACAACCTTAGCTCCATGACAGCAAACTGGCAATTGCTTTAACAATGGGGATTTATGTTGCCTTGCCACAGACTCCTAGTAAATAATATACACAAGATCAGGAACAAAACCTAGTGTGACCCAATATAAAAGTTCAGACGGGTGTGCACGTATGCTTTGATTCTGCAAAAGTGCATAAAAACCACAGGATATATCATTGGACATAGAATTCACCTTCCTGAGATGGTTTGTGCTCTGTAGTGGGATGTGGAACAATTAAGTGGACTTGACTGCTTTGGTTCTAGCCTGAAAAAAGGGCTACAGTATTACCTGgattcttctcctccttctcagGTTCTGCCCCCTGATAAGTGTTCCCTGGGGAATCTCCTCCTCTGCCAGGTAGCAGTGGTCATTTTCCTCCAAGTGTatgagaactctctctctctctcgtgtgtttgtgtgtcagaaagaaattactttcacttgctttccagaatAGTAACTGTATTGGCCTGTTGCACAGACAAAAGAAATCATCTGGATACTTACTTGAGTAGTCCCATCgaacccagtggggcttacttctgagcaggcttGCATATGGTTGGGAATAGTTAATCCAGaaaacttttgtctctggctctgccACTGTTGGCATGCAACCCGCCCTGACCGATTACtcctgagggaatgcagcccttgacataaaggttccctgcccctgtttTCATGATAGGTGCAATACAAGGGATCTGTTCCCCACAGGTTATTTGCTAGCACACAGCCAGCAGCAAGAGCCTTTGCCCTGTTGAAAAACCTTTTCTTTGCTCAAACGAGGGCAAAGACTTGTACCTTGCAGTCACAAAGGGTAGGGCTAGATTCAGTGGGCTTAAActgcagatttcagctgaacactaGGAGACACTTCTTAATGGTAAGAGGAGCCAATTAGCAAGTCGCATGGTGGCCTCTCCTTTGCTGGAGATCTTAAAGCAGAGatggacagtcatctgttggaGATGCTCTTGCTCTGGATTGCCTACAGCAAGCAAGGGCTTGAACTAGATGGCCTACCAGACCCCTCCAACTCTGATTCTTTAGCACTGGCTTCTTGTTGCTGTATGGGAAAAGCAGAAGAATGCTCTTAAAAACTTGTATCCTTAAACCTTCAGTAATGCCATCATGCACCTGGCCATCACTGCAGTGCTGAACTCCTGGACTATTTAGTAATTCTTTCTATTTAGCACTATAGTCGTTGATGGAAGCTGTAATGTGGATGCAACAAAGGGTAACGGCTGGTGTAATCTTTTTACAGCAGCAGGTTTACTCTGGAAATGGCCTTCTTGCATTCAGTCACTCTCCAAACAAACCTTTtgtcgtggaatttacgactgAGTTCTTTTAGAGGAGatttaataatgaagccaaagcctgttttaaggttgtttatttagctaagcgcttAGCCAGAGTAGAGCACAGGCCTCtactctcttcctcaaaatggtggttagttacagacagttatatacctCTTCTTCCGTCACAAGcatggcaacagttacattgctACAATAATGCTATACCCCCCTGTACCATCCATCCTCCCtccattcctgcaatatcagggtgcttggcacattttcactacaacagcactTTTCTTTCTTGTCTACGTGACTCCCTGTTGAGAGCAgaatggcagtcagacttgttcagtattgatcTAAATCCACCTCACTCCCCCTATGGGACTCCTTTCGAGTCCCATCTCAATTTGCATGATAGAtaacacctcctcttcctcctccatccgTTGCCTGTCAAATTCCAAATACATTTGTCTCACTTCAGCCGGTGTTAACATTTGGGTGGTCTTTTGCATGGTCTTctttaaacaaaacaatacacAGTTAATCAAAATATACAAGGTAAAGAGGAACAACATACCCAACAATAGTCCTAAGAGGATTGATTTTATCCAGCCTCTCAGGCCACCAAACCAATCCCCCGGACTCCATTGCCACCCAGAAGTTTTAACCTCATGCACCTTAGATGCTAATAAGCGAATATTATCGATAGATCCGGTGATATTTACAGAGCCGTCAACAATGTAAGTGCAGCATTCTGGGCCAATGAGGCCGCAGACTCCGCCTTGCGATGTCAAAAGGTAGTCCAATGCGATGCGGTTTTGTAAAACAAACTGTCGGATCTGTTTAAGTTCAGTGTTAATCATAGTAAGAGCATCAGCAGTTTCATTCATGAAATTCTCCAGCAGAGTACAAATTCTTAAAATATCTAAATGGTTTGCCGCTGCCCCATAATAGGGGAAAATACCTCTTAGCCAGGACTGACCTGGAGCTTTAAGATCTTTATATGCATTCAGGATTTTATGACTTGGGGCTGCCTTTCGATAATTTCGTATCAGACCTTTAGGAAAGGTGTCCACAATCCTGATTCCAGGGGCTAAAAGTCCAATATAACAGGATCCCTTTGAGTTAATGGGTAATTTCTTCCAGGCCTTATGTCCACAGATCCACCAATAACTATGTGTTGTTCCCATTAAGGGAGGAAGGATGTGAGCAAATCCATCTTGTCTCACCCCTTCTTCGCCATACATAAGCATGGCTATGgtggcttcatcttgagtacaggTTTCATTGTAATATGAGAACCACTGGTGCCCAAGAGCCACACACAATGGTTCCATTACCCTCCGCCTGTTCCTCATAACTGGCCCAGTGGAGTTATTAAGGCTCCATCTACCTTTGGCTCGGTGGAGGACCCATTCACATTGGCTGCTACCAATAAATGTTTCTCCCATGAACTTTATCCAAAGTTCACCTCTCGTCCATCCGGACAAGGCTACATACTGGGTAGTATCAAGACTTTTCAGAGATTCATCACGTTTGAGCCATTCATCTGAAACAAGACCAGTTGCATTCAGAGGTATTCCTATCAGTGGGATACCTTCCTTTTCATAAGTTGGGGTATGCATACAGATCCAGCAAGTACTCTTGTTCATTCCTTTGGCAAGATTGACCATTAGCCTCAGGTATGTATTTTTACTCCAATCAGGATGCCCTGTAAAAAGAAGGCTATACAATATTAAGAAAGCAAGCCTAACTCCCGCAGGAGCCATATTAGAATTATGATGATTAGAAATACCAAACAAACAGCAATAAAGCCAAACTTTTCTCTAGCAATGCAAGTCACTGGCCTCCCCACCTCGGTGTGGGAAGGTCCAAAAGAGTCCAATGGGCTATGTGCTACTTCGATAAGCTCAAAGTCTATCTGAGGAGCTGATCTACCGAAGGGGTTGCACCTCATTGGCTCTAAAATGGATAGATGTTATTTGTCTTGTCTTCTCAGACACTCTTCGGTTTCGTAGTCCTAGCTTCTCCCAGGTAGACAACCTCAGGTTGACAGAATTGTAGTTTAGCTCGTGAAATTTTATGTCCCTTGTTTGCCAGTTGCTGAAGAAGATAAAGAGAGTCATTAAGGCAGTCCTGGTGCGTTTGTGATGCTATTATCAAGTCATCCATATAATACACCAGCGTAGAGTTGGAGGGGAAGTTGAGGGTGTCTAAATCCTTTTTTAATGCTTGAGCAAAATAGCATGGACTATCTCGGAACCCTTGAGGCAATCTGGACCAGCAAAGTTGagaattttcccaggaaaaaGCGAACAGGAACCAGGAGTCAGGGTGCAGGGGTATAGAGAAAAAAGCAGAACAGAGATCTACAACTGTAAAGGTTGTGGCAGTGGCAGGAATAGAAGTTAGAATAGTTGCAGGGTTTGGTACAACAGGGTGGATAGGAATAACAAAAGAATTAATAATTCTCAAATCTTGCACAAAACGGAAGATAGGTCTTCCCTGAGCGTCAAAGCGCCCCTCCTTTCTTACAGGGAGGATTGGAGTGTTACAAGGCGAGGttgttgggaccagaataccttgGGCTTTGAAAGATTCAATAACTGGTCGAATACCATCAATAGCTTCCGAAGAAAGGGGGTACTGCTTTACTGAAGGGAAGGGTCTATTTTTGGGGTACTGAATCACCACTGGCTCAGCAGACCAGACCATTCCCACATCATTAGCATCTGTAGCCCAAAGAGAAAGAGGTAAGGTTAAAAGAACAGACTCATCCTTATCCAACACAGTAGGATTGGATGTCTCAGCTGGTGAGGTTAGGATGGCAACTAAAGAATGTACGTTGGATGCAGGGACATCCAAATACACCCCATCAGGTGTGCAGTAAATAGTAGCCCTAAGTTTGCAAAGGAGATCTCGTCCCAACAAATTCGCTGGAGAGCTGGAAGACAGAAGAAAAACATGGTCAGCAAGGAGAGGTCCCAAAGCTACAGCAGTGGGCGCAGACAACTGATAAATATCAGGTTTGCCAGAAATTCCAATGGCAGAGACTGTTTCACCAGAGACAGGAAGAGTGTAGTCAGCAGTACGCACAGTAGATAAAGAAGCACCTGTATCAATGAGAAAAGGAAGGGTTTTACCAGCAACAGTTAGATTAATAAGAGCATCAGAAGTAACAGGGGAAATTGAAAGACATTGAAGAGAATCAACACCTTGTCCTGAGCTTAGTCATTGCTGTTGAATTTCCTGAGTTTGGAATGGTGTTGCATCAATATTTGGAAATTTTGGTGTTAGGGCGCCACCTGCTGTTGGACGAAGAGAACACTCGCTTTTCCAGTGGCCTTTTTGACGACAGTACGCACACACATCACGTGGGAGGGGTGAAGGGGGCATTCCCtgacctctcccccttccccgaCCCCGCCCAGTGGAAGGCAGTCGGTTGTAACTTCCTCGTTGAGCCATTTGCTCTCGGCCACGGCTGGGACGCTGATACTCAGAGAGTTGAAGAGCCAAAagggattttttctttttactttgatCAGCCTGCTGCTGATCGAAAATCTGGATGGCGGCTTTAACTACAGCAGTTGCAGGCATCCCTGCCCATCCTAGCATAACAGTCTCAAGATGTTTGCGCACAGGGGATTGGAGCCCATTTACAAAAGTTCCAACTACCAAGCCATTCAATTCTGCATTTGTCATATTGACTCCTCCATGGTGCCTAAGGATCAGGCACAAGCGGGTGTAATAATCACCTGGATTTTCTTTCTCGCCCTGTTTACAGAGCTCTACCTGGTTCCAGTCTAATTTTGTTGGCTGTACTTCCAGGCATGCCTTAGCCAAGCGGGTGCGTAAGTTGGCTAAGTGAATTCTCTCAGCTTGGGTAGAATGCCCTGGATCTTCAGatggccatgcaagccctgcatTGCCTTCCCCTACTCCTGTTTTTGCTATTAAAGCAGATTTTTGTTCTGGGGACAGGAGTCCAGAAAGTAATTGATTCATATCAGCCCAAGTTGGATTATAAACACTTATGATTTGTTCCAGTTTTTCTTTAAACTCATTAGGAGCCTCTCTGAGTTTTGGAAAGGTATTAGACCAGTTCATAAGATCTGCAACTGTCCAGGGTACATGCACAAAAGTCACTTGCCCTCCCGCAGATGAGGGGGGGTATTGACGAAGTGGGTATATGCCGGCCGGCTGGATGTTGGGGAAGCACCCAGGAAAATTTTCTGGATTAAAATGAATAGAGGTAAGTCCTGCATTACCTCCGTCTTTCCCCTTAATTTGACAAATGGGTCGAGCGCGCTTGTTTAGGGAAGTTGCTACAACTGTAAACGTTGAGTTTAATTCTGGTGCAAGCCCTTTTTGTAAGTCTTGCATCGACAAGTGGGAAAACTTTTCTTTAAATGTTAATTCCTTTGGAGACAATGGCCATTCTTCTCTAGTAAGTTCAGGTGGTGGCGGGGTTTTTGGCGTTACTGGCAGCTTCTCTGTGACACGTTTGGGTGTTTCAGAGCCTAAAAAGGTACCAGCTCGTGCTAAAGAGGGTAGTCCCTGCCCCGGCAGTGAAATGGCTGCTGCCTGAGCTTGAAGCTGAGGTATTTCAGCTGTTGGGACCCACATGTCCAAAATATCTTCTGGTACCTCGTTGTAGGGCGGCAAAGGGGTGTTGGCTAGCAAGCTCGGGTACAGAGGCAGCAAGGGGCGTTGGCACGCATTTTTTTCTTGTTCCTTTTCTTTCTCaattttccttttttcctccagttgtgcttttaactttttgttagaATCTTGAAGACTTGTTACTATGGATTTCTGTTTCCTGCGTTCTATCTCCTCTTTCCACAGGACCCAGAAATTCATATGCCTAGGCTTTGTTTTCTCCAGTTTTCCCCCTAAATAGGTGAGCTTGTCCATGTCAAAAGTGCCATTTAACGGAAATTGAAGCTCAGGCCGGTCGGAGGTGCACTCACTCCACCAGTGAGTCAGCTTCACCAGCTTTTGAGCTGTTTTTGGACCCAAACGGGTTCCATAATTTCGGCACATATACCCCAGAGGGGTTTTCTCATCAGGACAAGACACACCTCCACCCATGTTTTGTCCGGAGCTGAAACTGATCAAGCGGTGGAGAAGGGCAGTTTAGAAAAAGCCAGGCGTCCCCAGCAGATAGAGAGAAAAAGTTGGAACAGTATCAGTTTCATTCACGGCTCATTAGGACGTCCTCCAAATCCTAACACCCAAACCAGAGACTATGGGACTGCTTACCCTTTGTCGTGAGCGTTGGTGTAACCAGAAGGGGAAAAATCCAATCCTAACACTCAAACCAGAGACTGTGGGATTGTTGTTTACCCTTTGTCGTGAGTGTGGATGTAACCAGGGAGGGACCTTAACGCAGGGGCTTCGATAAACTATGGGAAATTCTTACCGCCCGTCCAGGAGTCCCGGGGTTGGAGGTGGGAGCTAAGCGGGAGGATTTGATCAAAATGAGGTCCTCTTACCTCTCAAGATGCGCACAAACCGCCGCTCCGACCTTCCCCCTTCGGGTTGACCCAGACAGGAGATCCTCCAATCCCACCTTCGTCGCCAAGATtgtcgtggaatttacgactgAGTTCTTTTAGAGGAGatttaataatgaagccaaagcctgttttaaggttgtttatttagctaagcgcttAGCCAGAGTAGAGCACAGGCCTCtactctcttcctcaaaatggtggttagttacagacagttatatacctCTTCTTCCGTCACAAGcatggcaacagttacattgctACAATAATGCTATACCCCCCTGTACCATCCATCCTCCCtccattcctgcaatatcagtgtccttggcacattttcactacaacagcactTTTCTTTCTTGTCTACGTGACTCCCTG is a genomic window of Rhineura floridana isolate rRhiFlo1 chromosome 1, rRhiFlo1.hap2, whole genome shotgun sequence containing:
- the LOC133388098 gene encoding endogenous retrovirus group 3 member 1 Env polyprotein-like, coding for MAPAGVRLAFLILYSLLFTGHPDWSKNTYLRLMVNLAKGMNKSTCWICMHTPTYEKEGIPLIGIPLNATGLVSDEWLKRDESLKSLDTTQYVALSGWTRGELWIKFMGETFIGSSQCEWVLHRAKGRWSLNNSTGPVMRNRRRVMEPLCVALGHQWFSYYNETCTQDEATIAMLMYGEEGVRQDGFAHILPPLMGTTHSYWWICGHKAWKKLPINSKGSCYIGLLAPGIRIVDTFPKGLIRNYRKAAPSHKILNAYKDLKAPGQSWLRGIFPYYGAAANHLDILRICTLLENFMNETADALTMINTELKQIRQFVLQNRIALDYLLTSQGGVCGLIGPECCTYIVDGSVNITGSIDNIRLLASKVHEVKTSGWQWSPGDWFGGLRGWIKSILLGLLLGMLFLFTLYILINCVLFCLKKTMQKTTQMLTPAEVRQMYLEFDRQRMEEEEEVLSIMQIEMGLERSPIGGVRWI